In the genome of Pan troglodytes isolate AG18354 chromosome 15, NHGRI_mPanTro3-v2.0_pri, whole genome shotgun sequence, one region contains:
- the ALDH6A1 gene encoding methylmalonate-semialdehyde/malonate-semialdehyde dehydrogenase [acylating], mitochondrial yields MAALLAAAAVRARILQVSSKVKSSPTWYSASSFSSSVPTVKLFIGGKFVESKSDKWIDIHNPATNEVIGRVPQATKAEMDAAIASCKRAFPAWADTSVLSRQQVLLRYQQLIKENLKEIAKLITLEQGKTLADAEGDVFRGLQVVEHACSVTSLMMGETMPSITKDMDLYSYRLPLGVCAGIAPFNFPAMIPLWMFPMAMVCGNTFLMKPSERVPGATMLLAKLLQDSGAPDGTLNIIHGQHEAVNFICDHPDIKAISFVGSNKAGEYIFERGSRHGKRVQANMGAKNHGVVMPDANKENTLNQLVGAAFGAAGQRCMALSTAVLVGEAKKWLPELVERAKNLRVNAGDQPGADLGPLITPQAKERVCNLIDSGTKEGASILLDGRKIKVKGYENGNFVGPTIISNVKPNMTCYKEEIFGPVLVVLETETLDEAIQIVNNNPYGNGTAIFTTNGATARKYAHLVDVGQVGVNVPIPVPLPMFSFTGSRSSFRGDTNFYGKQGIQFYTQLKTITSQWKEEDATLSSPAVVMPTMGR; encoded by the exons GTTTCTTCCAAGGTGAAATCCAGTCCCACCTGGTATTCAgcatcttccttctcttcttcagtG ccAACTGTAAAGCTCTTCATTGGTGGGAAATTCGTTGAATCCAAAAGTGACAAATGGATCGATATCCACAACCCA GCCACCAATGAGGTCATTGGTCGGGTCCCTCAGGCCACCAAGGCAGAAATGGATGCAGCCATTGCTTCCTGTAAACGTGCTTTTCCTGCATGGGCAGACACTTCAGTATTAAGCCGCCAGCAGGTCTTGCTCCGCTATCAACAACTTATTAAAGAAAACTTG AAAGAAATTGCCAAGTTAATCACATTGGAACAAGGAAAGACCCTAGCTGATGCTGAAGGAGATGTATTTCGAGGCCTTC AGGTGGTTGAGCATGCCTGTAGTGTGACATCCCTCATGATGGGAGAGACCATGCCATCCATCACCAAAGACATGGACCTTTATTCCTACCGTCTGCCTCTGGGAGTGTGTGCAGGCATTGCTCCATTCAATTTTCCTGCCATGATCCCCCTTTGGATGTTTCCCATGGCCATGGTGTGTGGAAATACCTTCCTAATGAAACCATCTGAGCGAGTCCCTGGAGCAACTATGCTTCTTGCTAAGTTGCTCCAGGATTCTGGTGCCCCTGATGGAACATTAAACATCATCCATGGACAGCATGAAG ctGTAAATTTTATTTGCGATCATCCGGACATCAAAGCAATCAGCTTTGTGGGATCCAACAAGGCAGGAGAGTATATCTTCGAGAGAGGATCAAGACATGGCAAGAGGGTTCAAGCCAATATG ggAGCCAAGAACCATGGGGTAGTCATGCCAGATGCCAATAAGGAAAATACCCTGAACCAGCTGGTTGGGGCAGCATTTGGAGCTGCTGGTCAGCGCTGCATGGCTCTTTCAACAGCAGTCCTTGTGGGAGAAGCCAAGAAGTGGCTGCCAGAGCTGGTGGAGCGTGCCAAAAACCTGAGAGTCAATGCAG GAGATCAGCCTGGAGCTGATCTTGGCCCTCTGATCACTCCCCAGGCCAAAGAGCGAGTCTGTAATCTGATTGATAGTGGAACAAAGGAGGGAGCTTCCATCCTTCTTGATGGACGAAAAATTAAAGTGAAAGGCTATGAAAATGGCAACTTTGTTGGACCAACCATCATCTCGAATGTCAAG CCAAATATGACCTGTTACAAAGAGGAGATTTTTGGTCCAGTTCTTGTGGTTCTGGAGACAGAAACATTGGATGAAGCCATCCAGATTGTAAATAACAACCCATATGGAAATGGAACTGCCATCTTCACCACCAATGGAGCCACTGCTCGGAAATATGCCCACTTGGTGGATGTTGGACAG GTGGGAGTGAATGTCCCCATTCCAGTGCCTTTGCCAATGTTCTCATTCACCGGCTCTCGATCCTCCTTCAGGGGAGACACCAATTTCTATGGCAAACAG gGCATCCAATTCTACACTCAGTTAAAGACCATTACTTCTCAGTGGAAAGAAGAAGATGCTACTCTTTCCTCACCTGCTGTTGTCATGCCTACCATGGGCCGTTAG